Proteins encoded by one window of Candidatus Acididesulfobacter guangdongensis:
- a CDS encoding DUF4258 domain-containing protein — MKIIFDENKNKKLLKERGVNFETVIDKMAEGEIKLDFKHPNSDKYPNQRIMVIVINDYTYCVPYVQTQNEIFLKTVYPDRRFKKIIGGKKNEKNNK; from the coding sequence ATGAAAATTATTTTCGATGAAAATAAAAACAAAAAATTACTCAAAGAAAGGGGTGTCAATTTTGAAACGGTTATTGATAAGATGGCAGAGGGTGAAATCAAATTAGATTTCAAGCATCCTAACAGCGATAAATATCCAAATCAAAGAATAATGGTTATAGTAATAAACGACTATACATATTGCGTACCATATGTGCAGACTCAAAATGAAATTTTTCTAAAAACCGTTTATCCTGACAGAAGATTTAAAAAAATAATAGGA